The Equus caballus isolate H_3958 breed thoroughbred chromosome 12, TB-T2T, whole genome shotgun sequence genome contains a region encoding:
- the RBM14 gene encoding RNA-binding protein 14 isoform X1 produces MKIFVGNVDGADTTPEELAALFAPYGTVMSCAVMKQFAFVHMRENAGALRAIEALHGHELRPGRALVVEMSRPRPLNTWKIFVGNVSAACTSQELRSLFERRGRVIECDVVKDYAFVHMEKEADAKAAIAQLNGKEVKGKRINVELSTKGQKKGPGLAIQSGDKTKKPGAGDTAFPGTGGFSATFDYQQAFGNSTGGFDGQARQPTPPFFGRDRSPLRRSPPRASYVAPLTAQPATYRAQPSVSLGAAYRAQPSASLGVGYRTQPMTAQAASYRAQPSVSLGAPYRGQLASPSSQSAAASSLGPYGGAQPSASALSSYGGQPAAASSLNSYGAQGSSLASYGNQPSSYGAQAASSYGVRAAASSYNTQGAASSLGSYGAQAASYGAQSAASSLAYGAQAASYNAQPSASYNAQSAPYAAQQAASYSSQPAAYVAQPATAAAYASQPAAYAAQATTPMAGSYGAQPVVQTQLNSYGAQASMGLSGSYGAQSAAAATGSYGAAAAYGAQPSATLAAPYRTQSSASLAASYAAQQHPQAAASYRGQPGNAYDGAGQPSAAYLSMSQGAVANANSTPPPYERTRLSPPRASYDDPYKKAVAMSKRYGSDRRLAELSDYRRLSESQLSFRRSPTKSSLDYRRLPDAHSDYARYSGSYNDYLRAAQMHSGYQRRM; encoded by the exons ATGAAGATATTCGTGGGAAACGTCGATGGGGCGGATACGACGCCAGAGGAGCTGGCAGCTCTCTTCGCGCCTTACGGCACGGTCATGAGCTGCGCCGTCATGAAACAGTTCGCCTTCGTGCACATGCGCGAGAACGCGGGCGCGCTGCGCGCCATCGAGGCTCTGCACGGCCACGAGCTGCGACCGGGGCGCGCGCTCGTGGTGGAGATGTCGCGCCCACGGCCTCTGAACACATGGAAGATATTCGTGGGCAATGTGTCGGCTGCGTGCACGAGCCAGGAATTGCGCAGCCTCTTCGAGCGCCGCGGACGCGTCATCGAGTGTGACGTGGTGAAAG ACTACGCGTTTGTTCACATGGAGAAGGAAGCAGATGCCAAAGCCGCCATCGCGCAGCTCAACGGCAAAGAAGTGAAGGGCAAGCGCATCAACGTGGAACTGTCAACCAAGGGTCAGAAGAAGGGGCCTGGCCTGGCTATCCAGTCTGGGGACAAGACCAAGAAACCAGGGGCTGGGGATACGGCATTCCCTGGAACTGGTGGCTTCTCTGCCACCTTCGACTACCAGCAGGCTTTTGGCAACAGCACTGGTGGCTTTGATGGGCAAGCCCGTCAGCCCACACCACCCTTCTTTGGTCGCGACCGCAGCCCCCTGCGCCGTTCACCTCCCCGAGCCTCTTACGTGGCTCCTCTGACGGCCCAGCCAGCCACCTACCGGGCCCAGCCCTCAGTGTCGCTGGGAGCTGCCTACAGGGCCCAGCCTTCTGCCTCTTTGGGTGTCGGCTATCGGACTCAGCCCATGACAGCCCAGGCAGCCTCTTACCGCGCGCAGCCCTCTGTCTCCCTTGGGGCTCCATACCGGGGCCAGCTGGCTAGCCCTAGCTCCCAGTCTGCTGCAGCTTCCTCGCTTGGCCCATATGGTGGAGCCCAGCCCTCAGCCTCGGCCCTTTCCTCCTATGGGGGTCAGCCAGCTGCGGCTTCTTCGCTTAACTCCTATGGGGCTCAAGGCTCCTCCCTTGCCTCCTATGGTAACCAGCCATCTTCTTATGGCGCACAGGCTGCCTCTTCCTATGGGGTTCGTGCAGCTGCCTCCTCCTACAACACCCAGGGAGCAGCTTCCTCCCTCGGCTCCTATGGGGCCCAGGCAGCCTCCTATGGGGCCCAATCTGCAGCCTCCTCACTAGCTTATGGGGCCCAGGCAGCTTCTTACAATGCCCAGCCCTCGGCCTCTTACAATGCCCAGTCTGCCCCATATGCTGCACAACAGGCTGCTTCCTACTCTTCCCAGCCTGCTGCCTATGTGGCACAGCCAGCTACAGCTGCTGCCTATGCCAGCCAGCCAGCTGCCTATGCTGCACAAGCCACTACCCCAATGGCTGGCTCTTATGGGGCCCAGCCGGTTGTTCAGACCCAACTGAATAGCTATGGGGCTCAAGCATCAATGGGCTTGTCAGGCTCCTATGGGGCTCAGTCAGCTGCTGCGGCCACTGGCTCCTATGGTGCCGCAGCTGCCTATGGGGCCCAGCCTTCTGCCACCCTGGCAGCTCCTTACCGCACTCAGTCGTCAGCCTCACTGGCTGCTTCCTATGCTGCTCAGCAGCATCCCCAGGCTGCTGCCTCCTACCGTGGCCAGCCGGGCAATGCCTACGACGGGGCAGGTCAGCCGTCTGCAGCCTACCTGTCCATGTCCCAGGGGGCCGTTGCCAACGCCAACAGCACCCCGCCGCCCTATGAGCGTACCCGCCTCTCCCCACCCCGGGCCAGCTACGACGATCCCTACAAAAAGGCTGTCGCCATGTCGAAAAG GTATGGTTCCGACCGGCGTTTAGCCGAGCTCTCTGATTACCGCCGTTTATCAGAGTCGCAGCTCTCGTTCCGCCGCTCGCCGACAAAGTCCTCGCTGGATTACCGTCGCCTGCCCGATGCCCATTCCGATTACGCACGCTATTCGGGCTCCTATAATGATTACCTGCGGGCAGCTCAGATGCACTCTGGCTACCAGCGCCGCATGTAG
- the RBM14 gene encoding RNA-binding protein 14 isoform X3, translated as MKIFVGNVDGADTTPEELAALFAPYGTVMSCAVMKQFAFVHMRENAGALRAIEALHGHELRPGRALVVEMSRPRPLNTWKIFVGNVSAACTSQELRSLFERRGRVIECDVVKGNWRSW; from the exons ATGAAGATATTCGTGGGAAACGTCGATGGGGCGGATACGACGCCAGAGGAGCTGGCAGCTCTCTTCGCGCCTTACGGCACGGTCATGAGCTGCGCCGTCATGAAACAGTTCGCCTTCGTGCACATGCGCGAGAACGCGGGCGCGCTGCGCGCCATCGAGGCTCTGCACGGCCACGAGCTGCGACCGGGGCGCGCGCTCGTGGTGGAGATGTCGCGCCCACGGCCTCTGAACACATGGAAGATATTCGTGGGCAATGTGTCGGCTGCGTGCACGAGCCAGGAATTGCGCAGCCTCTTCGAGCGCCGCGGACGCGTCATCGAGTGTGACGTGGTGAAAG GTAATTGGCGTTCGTGGTAA
- the RBM14 gene encoding RNA-binding protein 14 isoform X2, producing the protein MEKEADAKAAIAQLNGKEVKGKRINVELSTKGQKKGPGLAIQSGDKTKKPGAGDTAFPGTGGFSATFDYQQAFGNSTGGFDGQARQPTPPFFGRDRSPLRRSPPRASYVAPLTAQPATYRAQPSVSLGAAYRAQPSASLGVGYRTQPMTAQAASYRAQPSVSLGAPYRGQLASPSSQSAAASSLGPYGGAQPSASALSSYGGQPAAASSLNSYGAQGSSLASYGNQPSSYGAQAASSYGVRAAASSYNTQGAASSLGSYGAQAASYGAQSAASSLAYGAQAASYNAQPSASYNAQSAPYAAQQAASYSSQPAAYVAQPATAAAYASQPAAYAAQATTPMAGSYGAQPVVQTQLNSYGAQASMGLSGSYGAQSAAAATGSYGAAAAYGAQPSATLAAPYRTQSSASLAASYAAQQHPQAAASYRGQPGNAYDGAGQPSAAYLSMSQGAVANANSTPPPYERTRLSPPRASYDDPYKKAVAMSKRYGSDRRLAELSDYRRLSESQLSFRRSPTKSSLDYRRLPDAHSDYARYSGSYNDYLRAAQMHSGYQRRM; encoded by the exons ATGGAGAAGGAAGCAGATGCCAAAGCCGCCATCGCGCAGCTCAACGGCAAAGAAGTGAAGGGCAAGCGCATCAACGTGGAACTGTCAACCAAGGGTCAGAAGAAGGGGCCTGGCCTGGCTATCCAGTCTGGGGACAAGACCAAGAAACCAGGGGCTGGGGATACGGCATTCCCTGGAACTGGTGGCTTCTCTGCCACCTTCGACTACCAGCAGGCTTTTGGCAACAGCACTGGTGGCTTTGATGGGCAAGCCCGTCAGCCCACACCACCCTTCTTTGGTCGCGACCGCAGCCCCCTGCGCCGTTCACCTCCCCGAGCCTCTTACGTGGCTCCTCTGACGGCCCAGCCAGCCACCTACCGGGCCCAGCCCTCAGTGTCGCTGGGAGCTGCCTACAGGGCCCAGCCTTCTGCCTCTTTGGGTGTCGGCTATCGGACTCAGCCCATGACAGCCCAGGCAGCCTCTTACCGCGCGCAGCCCTCTGTCTCCCTTGGGGCTCCATACCGGGGCCAGCTGGCTAGCCCTAGCTCCCAGTCTGCTGCAGCTTCCTCGCTTGGCCCATATGGTGGAGCCCAGCCCTCAGCCTCGGCCCTTTCCTCCTATGGGGGTCAGCCAGCTGCGGCTTCTTCGCTTAACTCCTATGGGGCTCAAGGCTCCTCCCTTGCCTCCTATGGTAACCAGCCATCTTCTTATGGCGCACAGGCTGCCTCTTCCTATGGGGTTCGTGCAGCTGCCTCCTCCTACAACACCCAGGGAGCAGCTTCCTCCCTCGGCTCCTATGGGGCCCAGGCAGCCTCCTATGGGGCCCAATCTGCAGCCTCCTCACTAGCTTATGGGGCCCAGGCAGCTTCTTACAATGCCCAGCCCTCGGCCTCTTACAATGCCCAGTCTGCCCCATATGCTGCACAACAGGCTGCTTCCTACTCTTCCCAGCCTGCTGCCTATGTGGCACAGCCAGCTACAGCTGCTGCCTATGCCAGCCAGCCAGCTGCCTATGCTGCACAAGCCACTACCCCAATGGCTGGCTCTTATGGGGCCCAGCCGGTTGTTCAGACCCAACTGAATAGCTATGGGGCTCAAGCATCAATGGGCTTGTCAGGCTCCTATGGGGCTCAGTCAGCTGCTGCGGCCACTGGCTCCTATGGTGCCGCAGCTGCCTATGGGGCCCAGCCTTCTGCCACCCTGGCAGCTCCTTACCGCACTCAGTCGTCAGCCTCACTGGCTGCTTCCTATGCTGCTCAGCAGCATCCCCAGGCTGCTGCCTCCTACCGTGGCCAGCCGGGCAATGCCTACGACGGGGCAGGTCAGCCGTCTGCAGCCTACCTGTCCATGTCCCAGGGGGCCGTTGCCAACGCCAACAGCACCCCGCCGCCCTATGAGCGTACCCGCCTCTCCCCACCCCGGGCCAGCTACGACGATCCCTACAAAAAGGCTGTCGCCATGTCGAAAAG GTATGGTTCCGACCGGCGTTTAGCCGAGCTCTCTGATTACCGCCGTTTATCAGAGTCGCAGCTCTCGTTCCGCCGCTCGCCGACAAAGTCCTCGCTGGATTACCGTCGCCTGCCCGATGCCCATTCCGATTACGCACGCTATTCGGGCTCCTATAATGATTACCTGCGGGCAGCTCAGATGCACTCTGGCTACCAGCGCCGCATGTAG
- the RBM4 gene encoding RNA-binding protein 4 isoform X2 — protein sequence MVKLFIGNLPREATEQEIRSLFEQYGKVLECDIIKNYGFVHIEDKTAAEDAIRNLHHYKLHGVNINVEASKNKSKTSTKLHVGNISPTCTNKELRAKFEEYGPVIECDIVKDYAFVHMERAEDAVEAIRGLDNTEFQGKRMHVQLSTSRLRTAPGMGDQSGCYRWDVCGLKFRAAVVHENTPFVVPRLRDVLGSVCSVPQEPWTLIYVAKFRPPLPFLSPAHVPVLPVLQYFCSFPFMFCSPSRPHCVQKQWWGLYYLPASYFGWVLDLGMTLLRVSQACGG from the exons ATGGTGAAGCTTTTCATCGGAAACCTGCCCCGGGAGGCCACAGAGCAGGAGATCCGCTCACTCTTCGAGCAGTATGGGAAGGTGCTGGAATGTGACATCATTAAGAACTATGGCTTTGTGCACATAGAGGACAAGACGGCGGCTGAGGATGCCATTCGCAACCTGCACCACTACAAGCTGCACGGGGTGAACATCAACGTGGAAGCCAGCAAGAATAAGAGCAAAACCTCCACAAAGTTGCATGTGGGCAACATCAGTCCCACGTGTACCAACAAAGAGCTTCGGGCCAAGTTTGAGGAGTACGGTCCAGTCATCGAATGTGACATCGTGAAAGATTATGCCTTCGTACATATGGAGCGGGCAGAGGACGCAGTGGAGGCCATCAGGGGCCTTGACAACACAGAGTTTCAAG GCAAACGAATGCACGTGCAGTTGTCCACCAGCCGGCTTAGGACTGCGCCCGGGATGGGAGACCAGAGCGGCTGCTATCG GTGGGATGTGTGTGGGCTGAAATTCCGAGCTGCGGTTGTGCATGAGAATACACCCTTCGTGGTACCCCGTCTCCGGGACGTTCTCGGCTCTGTGTGTTCAGTCCCTCAGGAACCGTGGACCTTAATTTACGTTGCTAAGTTCAGAccacctcttcctttcctttctcctgcccATGTTCCTGTTCTTCCTGTCCTTCAGTACTTCTGTAGCTTCCCATTCATGTTCTGTTCTCCCAGCAGGCCTCATTGTGTGCAGAAACAGTGGTGGGGGTTGTACTATCTCCCCGCCTCCTACTTCGGGTGGGTATTGGATTTGGGAATGACCTTGTTGAGAGTGTCACAGGCTTGTGGCGGGTAG
- the RBM4 gene encoding RNA-binding protein 4 isoform X1 produces MVKLFIGNLPREATEQEIRSLFEQYGKVLECDIIKNYGFVHIEDKTAAEDAIRNLHHYKLHGVNINVEASKNKSKTSTKLHVGNISPTCTNKELRAKFEEYGPVIECDIVKDYAFVHMERAEDAVEAIRGLDNTEFQGKRMHVQLSTSRLRTAPGMGDQSGCYRCGKEGHWSKECPIDRSGRVADFTEQYNEQYGAVRTPYTMSYGDSLYYNNAYGALDAYYKRCRAARSYEAVAAAAASAYNYAEQTLSQLPQVQNTAMASHLTSTSLDPYDRHLLPTSGAAAAAAAAAAAANAASTSYYGRDRSPLRRATGPVPTVGEGYGYGHESELSQASAAARNSLYDMARYEREQYADRARYSAF; encoded by the exons ATGGTGAAGCTTTTCATCGGAAACCTGCCCCGGGAGGCCACAGAGCAGGAGATCCGCTCACTCTTCGAGCAGTATGGGAAGGTGCTGGAATGTGACATCATTAAGAACTATGGCTTTGTGCACATAGAGGACAAGACGGCGGCTGAGGATGCCATTCGCAACCTGCACCACTACAAGCTGCACGGGGTGAACATCAACGTGGAAGCCAGCAAGAATAAGAGCAAAACCTCCACAAAGTTGCATGTGGGCAACATCAGTCCCACGTGTACCAACAAAGAGCTTCGGGCCAAGTTTGAGGAGTACGGTCCAGTCATCGAATGTGACATCGTGAAAGATTATGCCTTCGTACATATGGAGCGGGCAGAGGACGCAGTGGAGGCCATCAGGGGCCTTGACAACACAGAGTTTCAAG GCAAACGAATGCACGTGCAGTTGTCCACCAGCCGGCTTAGGACTGCGCCCGGGATGGGAGACCAGAGCGGCTGCTATCGGTGCGGGAAAGAGGGGCACTGGTCCAAAGAGTGTCCGATAGATCGTTCGGGCCGAGTGGCAGACTTTACCGAGCAATATAATGAGCAATATGGAGCAGTGCGTACACCTTACACCATGAGCTATGGGGATTCGTTGTATTACAACAACGCGTACGGAGCGCTCGATGCCTACTACAAGCGCTGCCGTGCTGCCCGGTCCTATGAGGCAGTGGCGGCTGCAGCTGCCTCTGCGTATAATTACGCAGAGCAGACCCTGTCCCAGCTGCCACAAGTCCAGAACACAGCCATGGCCAGTCACCTCACCTCCACCTCTCTCGATCCCTACGATAGACACCTGTTGCCGACctcaggagctgctgctgctgctgcagcagCCGCTGCTGCTGCTAATGCAGCTTCCACTTCATATTACGGGCGGGATCGGAGCCCCCTGCGTCGCGCTACAGGCCCAGTCCCCACTGTTGGAGAGGGCTACGGTTACGGGCATGAGAGTGAGTTGTCCCAAGCTTCAGCGGCCGCGCGGAATTCCCTGTACGACATGGCCCGGTATGAGCGGGAGCAGTATGCGGATCGGGCGCGGTATTCAGCCTTTTAA
- the RBM4 gene encoding RNA-binding protein 4 isoform X5 produces MVKLFIGNLPREATEQEIRSLFEQYGKVLECDIIKNYGFVHIEDKTAAEDAIRNLHHYKLHGVNINVEASKNKSKTSTKLHVGNISPTCTNKELRAKFEEYGPVIECDIVKDYAFVHMERAEDAVEAIRGLDNTEFQGGMCVG; encoded by the exons ATGGTGAAGCTTTTCATCGGAAACCTGCCCCGGGAGGCCACAGAGCAGGAGATCCGCTCACTCTTCGAGCAGTATGGGAAGGTGCTGGAATGTGACATCATTAAGAACTATGGCTTTGTGCACATAGAGGACAAGACGGCGGCTGAGGATGCCATTCGCAACCTGCACCACTACAAGCTGCACGGGGTGAACATCAACGTGGAAGCCAGCAAGAATAAGAGCAAAACCTCCACAAAGTTGCATGTGGGCAACATCAGTCCCACGTGTACCAACAAAGAGCTTCGGGCCAAGTTTGAGGAGTACGGTCCAGTCATCGAATGTGACATCGTGAAAGATTATGCCTTCGTACATATGGAGCGGGCAGAGGACGCAGTGGAGGCCATCAGGGGCCTTGACAACACAGAGTTTCAAG GTGGGATGTGTGTGGGCTGA